A DNA window from Drosophila virilis strain 15010-1051.87 chromosome 4, Dvir_AGI_RSII-ME, whole genome shotgun sequence contains the following coding sequences:
- the Mhc gene encoding myosin heavy chain, muscle isoform X6 yields the protein MPKPAASQEDEDPTPYLFVSLEQRRIDQSKPYDSKKSCWVPDEKEGYLLGEIKATKGDIVSVGLPGGETKDFKKDQLQQVNPPKYEKAEDMSNLTYLNDASVLHNLRQRYYNKLIYTYSGLFCVAINPYKRYPVYTNRCAKMYRGKRRNEVPPHIFAISDGAYVDMLTNHVNQSMLITGESGAGKTENTKKVIAYFATVGASGKKDESQKNKGSLEDQVVQTNPVLEAFGNAKTVRNDNSSRFGKFIRIHFGPSGKLAGADIETYLLEKARVISQQSLERSYHIFYQIMSGAVAGVKDMCLLSDNIYDYFNVSQGKVTVPSIDDSEEFQLADQAFDILGFTKQEKEDVYKITAAVMHMGGMKFKQRGREEQAEQDGEEEGGRVSKLFGCDTAELYKNLLKPRIKVGNEFVTQGRNVQQVTNSIGALCKGVFDRLFKWLVKKCNETLDTKQKRQHFIGVLDIAGFEIFDYNGFEQLCINFTNEKLQQFFNHHMFVLEQEEYKKEGIEWAFIDFGMDLLACIDLIEKPMGILSILEEESMFPKATDQTFSEKLTNTHLGKSAPFQKPKPPKPGQQAAHFAIGHYAGVVAYNITGWLEKNKDPLNDTVVDQFKKSQNKLLIEIFADHPGQSGGGEQAKGGRGKKGGGFATVSSAYKEQLNSLMTTLRSTQPHFVRCIIPNEMKQPGMVDAHLVMHQLTCNGVLEGIRICRKGFPNRMVYPDFKMRYKIMCPKLLQGVDKDKKATDIIIKFIDLPEDQYRLGNTKVFFRAGVLGQMEEFRDERLGKIMSWMQAWARGYLSRRGFKKLQEQRVALKVVQRNLRKYLQLRTWPWYKLWQKIKPLLNVSRIEDEIARLEEKAKKAEELHAAEVKVRKELEVLNAKLLAEKTALLDSLSGEKGQLQDFQERNAKLTAQKNDLENQLRDIQERLTQEEDARNQLFQQKKKADQEISGLKKDIEDLELSVQKAEQDKATKDHQIRNLNDEIAHQDELINKLNKEKKMQGESNQKTGEELQAAEDKINHLNKVKAKLEQTLDELEDSLEREKKVRGDVEKSKRKVEGDLKLTQEAVSDLERNKKELEQTIQRKDKELSSITAKLEDEQVVVGKHQRQIKELQARIEELEEEVEAERQARAKAEKQRADLARELEELGERLEEAGGATSAQIELNKKREAELSKLRRDLEEANIQHESTLANLRKKHNDAVAEMAEQVDQLNKLKAKAEKEKNEYYGQLNDLRAGVDHITNEKAAQEKIAKQLQHTLNEVQSKLDETNRTLNDFDASKKKLSIENSDLLRQLEEAESQVSQLSKIKISLTTQLEDTKRLADEESRERATLLGKFRNLEHDLDNLREQVEEEAEGKADLQRQLSKANAEAQVWRSKYESDGVARSEELEEAKRKLQARLAEAEETIESLNQKCIGLEKTKQRLSTEVEDLQLEVDRANAIANAAEKKQKAFDKIIGEWKLKVDDLAAELDASQKECRNYSTELFRLKGAYEEGQEQLEAVRRENKNLADEVKDLLDQIGEGGRNIHEIEKARKRLEAEKDELQAALEEAEAALEQEENKVLRAQLELSQVRQEIDRRIQEKEEEFENTRKNHQRALDSMQASLEAEAKGKAEALRMKKKLEADINELEIALDHANKANAEAQKNIKRYQQQLKDIQTALEEEQRARDDAREQLGISERRANALQNELEESRTLLEQADRGRRQAEQELADAHEQLNEVSAQNASISAAKRKLESELQTLHSDLDELLNEAKNSEEKAKKAMVDAARLADELRAEQDHAQTQEKLRKALEQQIKELQVRLDEAEANALKGGKKAIQKLEQRVRELENELDGEQRRHADAQKNLRKSERRIKELSFQSEEDRKNHERMQDLVDKLQQKIKTYKRQIEEAEEIAALNLAKFRKAQQELEEAEERADLAEQAISKFRAKGRAGSVGRGASPAPRATSVRPQFDGLAFPPRFDLAPENEF from the exons ATGCCGAAGCCAGCTGCCAGCCAGGAGGATGAGGATCCCACCCCATACCTGTTCGTGTCTTTGGAACAAAGACGTATCGATCAATCGAAACCCTATGATTCGAAGAAGAGTTGTTGGGTGCCCGATGAGAAGGAGGGTTATCTTCTTGGTGAGATCAAGGCCACCAAGGGCGATATCGTCTCCGTCGGTCTGCCTGGTGGAGAG ACGAAAGACTTCAAGAAAGATCAGCTCCAGCAGGTGAACCCTCCGAAATACGAAAAAGCTGAGGATATGTCTAACTTGACATACCTTAACGATGCCTCTGTGCTCCATAACTTGAGGCAGAGATATTACAACAAGCTCATCTAT ACCTACTCCGGTCTTTTCTGCGTTGCCATCAATCCCTATAAGCGCTACCCCGTCTATACCAACCGTTGCGCTAAGATGTACCGTGGTAAGCGCCGTAATGAAGTGCCACCCcatatttttgccatttctgaCGGTGCCTACGTCGACATGTTGACCAACCACGTGAATCAATCTATGTTGATTACCGGTGAGTCTGGTgctggtaagactgagaacACGAAGAAGGTCATTGCGTACTTCGCCACTGTTGGCGCTTCTGGCAAGAAGGATGAGTCGCAGAAGAACAAGGGCTCCCTGGAAGATCAGGTTGTGCAAACCAATCCTGTGCTTGAGGCCTTCGGTAACGCCAAGACCGTGCGTAACGATAACTCCTCTCGTTTC GGTAAATTCATCCGTATTCATTTCGGTCCATCTGGTAAACTGGCTGGTGCTGATATTGAGACCT ATCTGTTGGAGAAGGCTCGTGTCATCTCTCAGCAGTCCCTGGAGCGCTCCTACCATATCTTCTACCAGATTATGTCCGGTGCCGTTGCTGGTGTCAaag ACATGTGCTTGCTCTCTGATAACATTTACGACTACTTTAACGTATCCCAGGGCAAGGTCACTGTGCCCAGTATCGATGACTCTGAGGAATTCCAGCTGGCAGAT CAAGCTTTCGACATCTTGGGCTTCACCAAGCAGGAGAAGGAGGATGTGTACAAGATCACCGCCGCTGTCATGCATATGGGTGGCATGAAGTTCAAGCAACGTGGTCGCGAGGAGCAGGCTGAACAGGATGGTGAGGAGGAGGGTGGCCGTGTGTCTAAGCTGTTCGGCTGCGACACCGCTGAGCTGTACAAGAACTTGCTCAAGCCCCGCATCAAGGTCGGTAACGAGTTCGTCACCCAGGGCCGTAACGTCCAGCAGGTCACCAACTCCATTGGTGCTCTGTGCAAGGGTGTCTTCGATCGTCTCTTCAAATGGCTGGTCAAGAAGTGTAACGAGACTCTGGATACCAAGCAGAAGCGTCAGCATTTCATTGGTGTACTGGATATTGCTGGTTTTGAAATCTTCGAC TACAACGGTTTCGAGCAACTGTGTATTAACTTCACCAACGAGAAGTTGCAACAATTCTTCAACCATCACATGTTCGTTTTGGAGCAAGAAGAATACAAGAAGGAAGGTATTGAATGGGCCTTCATCGATTTCGGTATGGACTTGTTGGCCTGTATTGATTTGATTGAAAAG CCTATGGGTATCTTGTCGATTCTTGAGGAAGAGTCTATGTTCCCCAAGGCCACCGATCAGACCTTCTCGGAGAAGCTGACCAACACCCATTTGGGCAAGTCGGCTCCATTCCAGAAGCCCAAGCCACCAAAGCCCGGCCAGCAGGCAGCTCACTTTGCCATCGGCCATTATGCTGGTGTTGTCGCCTATAACATCACCGGTTGGTTGGAGAAGAACAAGGATCCCCTGAACGACACTGTTGTCGATCAGTTCAAGAAGTCGCAGAACAAACTGCTCATCGAAATCTTCGCTGATCACCCCGGCCAGTCCGGCGGCGGTGAACAGGCCAAGGGCGGTCGTGGCAAGAAGGGCGGTGGCTTCGCCACTGTCTCGTCTGCCTACAAGGAGCAGTTGAACAGCTTGATGACAACTCTGCGCTCGACACAGCCTCACTTCGTCCGTTGCATCATTCCCAATGAAATGAAACAGCCTGGCATGGTTGATGCTCACTTGGTTATGCACCAGCTGACTTGTAACGGTGTGCTTGAAGGTATCCGTATTTGCCGTAAAGGTTTCCCCAACAGAATGGTCTACCCCGACTTCAAGATGCG CTACAAGATCATGTGCCCAAAGCTATTGCAGGGCGTTGACAAAGACAAAAAGGCCACTGATATTATCATTAAGTTTATCGATTTACCCGAAGACCAATACCGTTTGGGTAACACAAAG GTGTTCTTCCGTGCCGGTGTCCTGGGTCAGATGGAGGAGTTCCGTGATGAGCGTCTCGGCAAGATCATGTCCTGGATGCAGGCCTGGGCCCGCGGTTATCTGTCCCGCAGAGGCTTCAAGAAGCTGCAGGAGCAGCGTGTCGCCCTCAAGGTTGTCCAGCGCAATCTGCGCAAATACCTGCAGCTGCGTACCTGGCCCTGGTACAAACTGTGGCAGAAGATCAAGCCTCTGCTCAACGTCAGCCGCATTGAGGACGAAATTGCC CGTCTGGAGGAGAAGGCCAAGAAGGCTGAGGAACTGCATGCCGCTGAAGTGAAAGTGCGCAAGGAGTTGGAGGTCTTGAACGCCAAACTGTTGGCCGAGAAGACCGCCCTGCTGGACTCCCTGTCCGGCGAGAAGGGTCAGCTGCAGGACTTCCAGGAGCGCAACGCTAAGTTGACCGCCCAGAAGAACGACCTCGAGAACCAGCTGCGC GACATTCAAGAGCGCCTGACTCAGGAGGAAGATGCCCGCAACCAGCTGTtccagcagaagaagaaggcCGATCAGGAGATCTCTGGCCTGAAGAAGGACATCGAGGATCTGGAATTGAGCGTCCAGAAGGCCGAACAGGATAAGGCCACCAAGGATCACCAGATCCGCAACTTGAACGACGAGATCGCCCACCAGGATGAGCTCATCAACAAGTTGAACAAGGAGAAGAAGATGCAGGGTGAGAGCAACCAGAAGACTGGTGAGGAACTGCAGGCCGCTGAGGACAAGATTAACCACTTGAACAAGGTTAAGGCCAAGCTCGAGCAGACTCTCGATGAGCTCGAGGATTCGCTGGAGCGCGAGAAGAAGGTGCGCGGCGATGTTGAGAAGTCTAAGCGCAAGGTTGAGGGTGACCTCAAGCTGACCCAGGAGGCTGTTTCCGATCTGGAGCGCAACAAGAAGGAGTTGGAGCAGACCATCCAGCGTAAGGACAAGGAATTGTCCTCCATCACCGCCAAGCTGGAAGATGAGCAGGTCGTTGTTGGCAAACACCAGCGCCAGATCAAGGAACTGCAGGCCCGCATTGAAGAGCTCGAGGAGGAGGTCGAGGCCGAGCGTCAGGCCCGCGCCAAGGCTGAGAAGCAGCGCGCCGATTTGGCCCGCGAACTCGAGGAATTGGGTGAGCGTCTGGAGGAGGCTGGCGGTGCCACCTCTGCCCAGATTGAGCTGAACAAGAAGCGTGAGGCTGAGCTGAGCAAACTGCGTCGCGATCTTGAGGAAGCCAACATCCAGCACGAATCCACCCTGGCCAACCTGCGCAAGAAGCACAACGATGCCGTCGCTGAGATGGCCGAACAGGTTGATCAGCTCAACAAGCTGAAGGCCAA GGCTGAGAAGGAGAAGAACGAGTACTACGGCCAGCTGAACGATCTGCGTGCCGGTGTTGATCACATTACCAACGAGAAG GCTGCCCAGGAGAAGATCgccaagcagctgcagcatacCCTCAACGAGGTCCAGTCCAAATTGGATGAGACCAACAGGACTCTGAACGATTTCGATGCCAGCAAGAAGAAGCTGTCCATTGAGAACTCCGATCTGTTGCGTCAATTGGAGGAAGCCGAGTCTCAGGTGTCGCAGCTGTCCAAGATCAAGATCTCCTTGACCACCCAGCTGGAAGATACCAAGCGTTTGGCCGATGAGGAGTCTCGCGAACGCGCCACCCTTTTGGGCAAGTTCCGCAACTTGGAGCACGACCTCGACAACTTGCGCGAGCAGGTTGAGGAGGAGGCTGAGGGCAAGGCTGATTTGCAGCGTCAACTCAGCAAGGCTAACGCTGAGGCCCAGGTCTGGCGCAGCAAGTACGAGTCCGATGGTGTTGCCCGCTCTGAGGAGCTGGAGGAGGCCAAGAGGAAGCTGCAGGCCCGCCTTGCCGAGGCTGAGGAGACCATCGAGTCGCTCAACCAGAAGTGCATCGGCCTGGAGAAGACCAAGCAGCGCCTGTCCACCGAAGTCGAGGACTTGCAGCTGGAGGTCGACCGTGCCAATGCCATTGCCAACGCCGCCGAGAAGAAGCAGAAGGCCTTCGACAAGATCATTGGCGAATGGAAGCTTAAGGTTGATGACTTGGCCGCTGAGCTGGATGCCTCCCAGAAGGAGTGCCGCAACTACTCCACCGAGTTGTTCCGTCTTAAGGGTGCCTACGAGGAAGGCCAGGAACAGCTGGAGGCTGTGCGTCGTGAGAACAAGAACTTGGCCGATGAGGTTAAGGATCTGCTCGACCAAATCGGTGAGGGTGGCCGCAACATCCATGAAATCGAGAAGGCCCGCAAGCGCCTGGAAGCCGAAAAGGACGAGCTCCAGGCTGCTCTTGAGGAAGCCGAGGCTGCTCTCGAACAGGAGGAGAACAAGGTCCTCCGCGCTCAACTTGAGCTGTCCCAGGTGCGCCAGGAAATCGATCGCCGCATCCAGGAGAAGGAAGAGGAATTCGAGAATACCCGCAAGAACCACCAGCGCGCTCTCGACTCCATGCAAGCCTCCCTCGAAGCCGAAGCCAAGGGCAAGGCTGAGGCGCTGCGCATGAAGAAGAAGTTGGAAGCCGACATCAACGAATTGGAAATTGCTCTGGATCATGCCAACAAG GCTAACGCCGAGGCCCAGAAGAACATCAAGCGCTACCAACAGCAGCTCAAGGACATCCAGACTGCCCTTGAGGAAGAACAGAGAGCCCGCGATGATGCCCGCGAACAGCTGGGTATCTCCGAGCGTCGTGCCAACGCTCTGCAGAACGAACTGGAAGAGTCTCGCACTCTGCTGGAGCAGGCCGATCGCGGTCGTCGCCAGGCCGAGCAAGAGCTGGCCGATGCCCACGAACAGCTGAACGAAGTTTCCGCCCAGAACGCTTCCATCTCCGCTGCCAAGAGGAAATTGGAGTCTGAGCTGCAGACCCTGCACTCTGACCTGGATGAGCTCCTGAACGAAGCCAAGAACTCCGAGGAGAAGGCCAAGAAGGCTATGGTTGATGCTGCCCGCCTGGCTGATGAGCTCCGCGCTGAGCAGGATCATGCCCAGACCCAGGAGAAATTGAGAAAGGCCCTGGAACAGCAGATCAAGGAATTGCAGGTGCGTCTGGATGAGGCTGAGGCCAATGCCCTTAAGGGTGGCAAGAAGGCTATCCAGAAATTGGAGCAGCGCGTCCGCGAGCTCGAGAACGAGCTGGATGGTGAGCAGAGAAGACACGCCGATGCCCAGAAGAACTTGCGCAAATCTGAGCGCCGCATCAAGGAGTTGAGCTTCCAGTCTGAGGAGGACCGCAAGAACCACGAACGCATGCAGGATCTGGTCGATAAGCTGCAACAGAAGATCAAGACATACAAGAGGCAGATCGAGGAAGCCGAGGAAATCGCTGCCCTCAACTTGGCCAAATTCCGCAAGGCCCAGCAGGAGCTCGAGGAAGCCGAGGAGCGTGCCGATCTGGCTGAGCAGGCAATTAGCAAATTCCGCGCCAAGGGACGTGCCGGTTCTGTCGGTCGTGGTGCCAGCCCAGCG CCCCGTGCGACATCCGTTAGGCCACAATTCGACGGATTGGCTTTCCCACCAAGATTCGACCTTGCTCCTGAAAACGAATTCTAA